The Balneola vulgaris DSM 17893 DNA window GTTTCAGAACTAAGCATTCTCTATTTTTAAGCAATGGAAAACACGGGACTCATAGCTCGGAGGTATTTATTCTCAAGAAAACATATCTCCCTCATTTCAACTCTTACCTTTATTAGCATCATTGGTGTTACTATTGGAACCGCCTTATTGATACTCATACTGTCGGTTTTTAATGGTTTCTTTGATGTTGTTCAAGGCTATTTACTTTCCTATGATCCAGATATCCGCATTGAATCGATGGAAGGCACAGTGTTTTCTAACTTCGAAGATAAGCGAGCATCCCTTTCCACTATCCCAGAGATTGAACTCATATCTCCTTATGTAAATGGGAAAGCGTTACTGGCCAATAATGAAGACCAAAACAAAGTAATAGAATTAAAAGGTGTAGAGAAAGATAGCTTTCTCAAACTAATTGATATCGACAATAGCATTGTGTCTGGTGTGTTTGATGTGAGCGTGCGAAATCGCAAACCAGGGCTAGTTATCCATGAAAGTTTGCGTAACGAACTTGGCTTATCATTAGGGGATGAAGTTGCACTTCTAAGCGCTTCAGGTATGAGAAAAACACTTACTCAAGTTACTGCTCCACGTGTATATAGATTTGAAGTTCGCGGCAGTTACAGTTTAGAGCAAATTGGTGGGGGCGCCGAGGTATTTATTGATTTAACCGCAGCTCAAAGGCTCTTTCGTGCTCGAAATAACATATCTGGCTTTGATGTTAAACTGGATAATTTTAAAAATGCAGAGTCTCTAAAACCTGAGATCACTCAAGCTATTGGCCCCGGCTTTAAAGTGTCATCTTGGTATGATTTGCAAAAGCCACTATATGATGTGATGTATCTTGAAAAGTGGGGAGCTTATATCATCCTTATGATAATCATAATAGTGGCCGTGCTAAACATAGTAGGCTCACTCACAATGATTGTAATTCAGAAAAAAAGGGATATTGGCATTCTGATTACCATGGGATATTCTAAAGAAGCCATACGCTCCATATTCAGAAAGCAGGGATTTTATATTGGGCTTATTGGTTGCACCATTGGGGGCAGTTTAGGGCTCTTACTTTGTTGGCTACAAGCCGAATTTAGCTTAGTAAAGCTATCCTCAGCCTTTCTCATTGATGCGTATCCTGTACTTGTACAACCTACTGATGTGATCATCATTTTAGCAGGTAGTTTATTCTTATGTGTAGCAGCAAGTTGGTATCCTGCTAATCGTGCCTCTGAAGTAGAACCCGCCAACGCTATTCGTTACGAATAATTAGCCTTCGTTATAAACGTCTGGTAAGTCATTCTCGTAAAGCACCACATCGCCTGCTTGCACGTACTGATGCACCAATTCATTGGCTTCAAATAGGGAAGTAACAACTCTCACTTTATCTGACTGCCCATCAATTTCTGAAATACCTTCCTGTATTGGAACTGAACGATCTTCACCTACCAACACCACTAAATCTAGATTAGCCTGCCCTATTGCTTTACCAAAGTTTTTATTCTCTTCATATTCTAACTCACCCAACTCTACCATTCCAGGGGTGATGATAATTCGCCTACCTGAATTGAATTGTGATAAGATTTCAACTGCATTTTTTGCTCCAACAGGGTTCGAATTGAAGGCGTCATCTATTACAAAGAACTGACCTGCTTTTTTTAATTCCAACCTGTGTTCAACCGGTTCTATATTTGCAGCGCCTAAAGTCATCGTTTTAGGTCTAATGCCTAAATGATGAGCCACCCCTATTGCCAAGAGCATGTTTTGCACATTATGTGCCCCAAGTAGCTTAGTTCTAAACTCCTCTACTTTTTCCTCAAATTGAATTACGAACCGAGTTCCTTCTGTATCATATGAAATATCTCGTGCTTGGATGACACCGGTATCTAAGCCAACCATTATGCGGTTTAAATCTGATCTTGACTCCCCCATTCTACTTACATAACGATCATCTGCATTTAATACGGCAACACCTCCTGATTTCACATTATCAATCAAGGTGCCTTTCTCTTTGGCTATTACTTCCTGACCTCCGAAGGTTTCGAGGTGAGCCACCCCTACATTAGTAACAATGCCAATATCCGGCGTGGCAATATCGCATAGCTCCTGAATATTCCCTGCATAACGAGCTCCCATTTCTAGGATTAGAATCTGGTGGTGCGATTGCAAATCATTATTAATCACCTTGCAAATACCCATTGGCGTATTAAAGCTACCGGGAGTGGAGCATACACTAAATCGTTCTTTCAGAAGATCACGTACCATAAATTTAGTACTCGTTTTACCATAACTCCCCGTAATTGCAATCACCTTTAGGTGAGGCATAGAAGCTAATTTTTTACGAGCCTGCTCTTTGAATCCTTCTTGTATTCTTGCCTCTACGGGACGTGTAATTTGTCCTGATATCCAAACTATGAATGGAATTAAAATGGCTCCAAAAACCCACCCAAATGCTAATAGAACTACATCAAAGTTGAGTAAGGCGGTATCAAAATTTTGCACCGCAAGATTTGTGAACAACACCCTTCCAGTGAATGCACTATAGGTAAAAAATAGAGGAAAGATTAGGGTTAAGATGGCAATGGGTATAAGCAATCTTTTTACCCGTGAAGTGAGCACTAAAGGCTTTTTCACTTTTTCTTGACGATAGCGTTTTACAGAACCCAACCAGAACAACCCAAAGATAAAAAAGGAAACGGCGATAGAAGACTTCGTGAGTTCAAGTTCGAACCATGCATCCATTGCAATTACCAAGAATAACAAAAGGTTGATAATGCCTAGCTCAAGAGGAATAGTTTTTTCATCCCAATGGTCTTTTAACCACGCCCAAAACTCATTCTGTTTATACCCTACCTGCTGAAATGTGTGCAAGAAAAACTTTGTGCGGTACCAATGATACCTTAGTAGAATGAGACAAAATAGTACGGAACAGATATTGAGTACGCTATGATACCAGAACAAGCTCTTATTATTTAATTGTGAATAATTCTATGGATATAGGCATGCTGTCGAATTTAACAGCTATCGCCCGTATATTCACCACGATTTAACAGCAAAAGTTTCGAATTGGAGTCGAATATATGAAATTAATTATCCCAATGGCGGGTCGCGGGACACGCGTTCGCCCACATTCCCACACTGTACCCAAACCACTACTTCCTGTTGCAGGAACGATGATCATTGAGAGGTTAGTGGAAACTTTTATTCGCACCTTAGATCGTAAGATAGAAGAAATTGTTTACATCTTAGGTCCAGACTTTGGGCAAGACATCAAAGACCAACTTACTGAAATGAGTAGCCGGCATAATGCTAAGGCAACATTCAGAGTTCAGTTTCCTGCGTTAGGAACAGCCCACGCTGTTGCTTGTGCGAACGAAGATTTGGATGGCGAAGTGATCGTCGCTTTTGCCGACACCCTCTTTGATAGCAAAGAGAAGTTCAATATTGAAGGGGCTGATAGTGTAATTTGGTTAAAGCGTGTTGAAGACCCATCAAGATTTGGGGTTGCCGTACATGAAGGCGAAAAAATCACTGGATTCGTTGAAAAGCCTAAAGAGTTTATCTCAGACTTAGCCATCATTGGGGTGTATTATTTCAAAGATGGTCAAGAATTGAAGCGTCAAGTTAACCGTGTAATGGAAGAAGACATCAAAGGTCCTGGTGGTGAGTATTTCCTTACTGAAGCACTCGACAACATGATCAATGAGGGCAAAGTTTTTAAAATTGCTACCGTAGATGAGTGGCTCGATTGTGGTACTCTACCCGCTTGGCTTGAAACAACCGGTGAAATTGTAGCTAAAGAAAACCACTCTTACGATGCTTCTAAGTTCCCGAACTCAACCATACACCCGCCTGTATTCATCGCCGATGGTGTTACCATTGAAGGCAGTGAAGTTGGCCCACATGTAAGCATCGAAGCGGGTACTGTTATTAAAAACTCTAAAGTGAGTAATACTATTATTCGTGAAAACGCCCACTTAGAGGACGTACATACAAGCGGTTCTACCATTGGAGCACACACCAAGCTTCAAAATGTAAATGGTAAGGTAGATATTGGTGACCACAGCACGCTTGAAATCAAGTAAATGCTTTATACTAACTAGGCTCCTATAAAAGAGAGCCTAGTTTTTAATTTCATGGGAGTTGATATGAATCTTTCGAGTCTAAAACTCAAATTCCTACCCGTCACTGTTGTGGTATTTTGGGGCGCTTGTATGTATAGCTTAGATCGATTTGTTCCCGCCGCAACTCTCGAAATTCCATACTCAAAGGCAATCGCTTATCTAATTTTAGCCACTGGATTTATTTTCATAGCGATAGCTGGCATTAACTTTCAGCGTAATTCTACTACTGTAGACCCTTCCAAACCTGATAAGGCAAGCACTCTTGTTCGAACGGGTATATATGCTTATACACGCAATCCTATGTATGTTGGTATGCTTTTGGCATTAGTTGCTTGGGCTTTTGCGCTATCTAATGTGCTTTCTTTTATACTCATCCCTTTCTTCATTGAATATATGACTCGCTTCCAAATAAGGCCTGAAGAGGAAATACTCTTAGAGAAATTTGGAAGCGAATTTAAAGACTATTGTAACTCGGTAAGGCGGTGGATCTAAAGGTTATTGAACTACAATAACTGTCGTATCCGAAACATCTGAGTATCCAATCAATTCTGACCTTAGTATATAAGAACCAGAAATAGAATCAGGAATCCATTCTTCTTTTATTTCAAAGACTTTTACTTCCTCGGGTTGTAGGGTAAATGAAGTTAGAGCGGCCGTACACCCAGTATTAGATTCTGAATCATAAGCTGTATTTCCTTCATCATCTAGCAGAACAAACTTCACTTGACACCCTGAGGTAAAATTAAATTCAACGGATTCACTTCCTGTATTAGTTACAGAAAATATTACCTCACGAGGAGATTCAGACACCCTGAGTTCGCCTTCAACATCACTAAGGTTTGTATTTGAAACGGAACACGCAAAGAGTAGCGTGCCTAATAGAATAGCAGCTATTTTAGTATGCATAAATAGATCAATGTGTTGTTAAAGTAACTTTACGTTGAACGCTTCAACATATTGCGTAATGTTACTTTACAACAGTAATCACACCATGAAATTTATCAATGATGTAGTTACTAATGCCTCCAGGATCTTTCGAGTTTACATCCCATTTGAAATCTGCACCACCAATTAGAATATGATCACACTCCAATTCTTTGGCTGTTTCAACTATGGTTGCGCCAGGCTCGCCCACTTTTACTGTTAAATCTGGGTCAAATTCAGGTCCACTATGCTCTTCAAATAGAAACTTAGCCATTTCTACGATGCCTTTAGCTGTATCTTCACTTTCTTTTGAGTCGGCCACAACTAATATCGTAACCCTTGGGCGTTCCTTAAGCATTGCGCTTAACATCCCTGCATGTTTTACAGCTTCGCTTGCATATTTTGAACCGTTGGTGGCAATAAGCCAATTTGTAGGAAATTCCATATTCAAATTATTTTGTTAAAAGCTCTGAAATAGAGTTCGGATAATTTTCAAAAACTAAGGTCTGAAAGCAACACTTAATAATGTTATCTTTTCCTCATGAAATTTGAGCATCACATTCCTGAGTCTCACCAAAGAGTTTTTGAGGTTATTAGTAAATCTGCCAAGGATCTTAACCAGCCTGTATACGTTGTAGGGGGTTATGTACGAGATTACTATCTAGACAGACTTAAAGAAACAGACCCTGACCTTGATTTTGTTACGATTGGGTCGGGAATATCTTTAGCCGAAAAAGTTCATCAAGCACTCGAAGGTTCGCACTTATCCGTATTTAAACAGTTTGGTACAGCTTTAGTTAAGGCTGGCGATCTCGAACTCGAATTTGTTGGAGCACGAAAGGAAAGCTACCGTCGTGATTCTCGCAAGCCTATTGTTGAAGATGGAACTTTAGAAGACGACCAACTCCGAAGAGACCTAACCATTAACGCGCTATCATGGTCGTTAAACGCTGAAGATTATGGCACGCTCATCGACCCATTTGGAGGTATTCAGGATCTTAAAAACAAGATAATTCGCACGCCTGTTGATCCTGAGCAGACCTTTAGTGACGATCCGTTGAGAATGCTACGTGCCATTCGCTTTGCGAATCAGTTGAAGTTTGAGATTGACCCTGTCACCTATGAAGCCATTAAAGAGATGGCACCTCGGCTCGATATCATCTCCAAAGAGCGAATCATCACCGAGCTGAATAAAATCATCATGACCGATAAGCCATCCATCGGTTTTACCCATTTATTCCATACAGGGTTGCTTAAGCAGTTCTTCCCGCAGATGCATAAGCTACAAGGTGTAAAGGAAGTAAACGGACATTTACATAAAGACAACTTCTGGCACACACTTCAGGTTCTGGATAATGTTGTAGAATACGGAGGAGATTTATGGCTCCGTTGGGCAGCCATACTGCATGATATCGCCAAACCTCCAACCCAGCGCTACCAAGAAGGAGTTGGCTGGACTTTCCATGGACATGATGCCTTAGGTGCAAAATGGACCAAAGGCATATTTCGCCAGCTTGGGTTACCACTAGATGAGCGTATGCGCTATGTTCGAAAGCTAGTTCGACTACACCTGCGCCCTATCGCCTTAGTGAGTGAAATTGTAAGTGATAGTGCAGTACGTCGTTTGATTTATGAAGCTGGAGATGACATCGATGACCTCATGACCTTATGCCGCGCAGATATTACGAGCAAGAATGAGAATAAAGTGGAGCGCTTTCAAGAAAACTTCAACATTGTTGAAAAGAAGATTAAGGAAGTAGAGAAAAAAGACCGCATCCGAAATTGGAAGAATCCTCTATCTGGCGAAGAAATTATGGAAGCCTTAGAGATAAAGCCCGGTAAAATTATTGGAGACATTAAAGATCTCGTTAAAGAAGCGATTCTGAATGGAGAGATACCCAATAATAAAGAAGCGGCTTATGAGTATATGATGGAGAACAAAAGCAAAATTTTAGAATCAGAAAAAGAAAAGCAGAAGTAGGATAGCAATTATGAAAGACCTTTGGATTTCAAATTCATATGCTAAAATAAATTTAGGATTGAATGTATTAGAACGTCTAGAAAACGGCTATCACACTATTGAAACAGGGTTCTGTTTCATCGAATGGGCCGACCGATTTGAAGTAACACCTTCAAGCCGAAATAGCCTAACCATGAGTGATGAAAAAATTCCTATTGATGACACCAACCTCATAGTAAAGGCAATCAAATTACTGGAGGCCGAAGCTGGGCTTAAAGATCAGTTTCACATTAAAGTAGAAAAGAACATCCCCGCGGGCGCAGGCTTAGGGGGTGGAAGTAGCAATGCTGCTACAACGCTTCGCATGATTAACAAGATTGCCAACTTAGGTTTAGAGACCTCACAGCTAATTGAATTCGGGAAAAAACTAGGTGCTGATGTCCCTTTCTTTATCGAAGGACAGGCAGGTTTCGCAACAGGCTTAGGCACCGAAATTGAGCCGCTCGATTTGCAAACCGACGCTTGGGTAGTTACCGTGTTTCCAGGGATACCTAGCAGTACCCCCGAGGCGTATCAGTATTGTGAACCAAATGCAGAGCCTGAATTCTCTTTAAAAACGGTTCTGCTTGAAGAAGACGTGGAAGAATGGCAATATCTTGTGATTAATGATCTAGAGGCCGCCGTCTTCCCGCGCATTGAATTAGTGGGTAACATAAAAGATCAGTTTTACGAATTTGGGGCTAGCTATGCGTCCATGAGTGGAAGTGGCTCTAGTGTTTTTGGTATTTACGAGCAGGACTTCGTAGCTATTCATGCTTATGATTCTTTTAGAAAGTTAGGTTTTGAAGCAAACTTAACACGACCTAAGTTCTCCCCTGATCTAGGTATTTATAAAAAACAGATCGACACCTATTAAATAGAATCGTGTTACAAGTTTTCGGACCTGTTAGCGCCTAATACGCTAAATTATTTGCAGTGGAGGAATCGTCATTCATACATAAACTTAGAAGTCGTGATCGAAGTGCATTCAATCAATTGGTTGAAGAGTACAAAGATCAGATTATGAGTGTATGCTATGGGTTCTTAAAAGATGAAAATGACGCAGAAGACCTCACTCAAGAAGTATTTGTAGAAGTATATCGTACGATTTCAAAGTTCAAAGAAGAGTCTACATTATATACGTGGATGTATCGTATTGCCGTTAGCAAATCATTAGACGAACTCAAAAAAAGAAGAAGTCTAAAACGTGCCGCTTTCTTCGAAAAGCGCGTTCGCTCGGAAGCAGCTGATCTTGAAATGAGCATGAAAGAAAGTCCAGATGCTTCCCCTGAAGAAGCTCTTCTCCAAAAACAGCAACAACAGTTTATCCATGATTGTTTAGAAGAACTGCCTGAAACGCAACGGATTGCATTTACTCTTAGCCAAAGTGATGGAGTGAGCTACAAAGAAATTGCTGAAATCATGGATCGTAGTTTGTCGAGTATTGAAAGTTTAGTACACCGAAGTAAGAAAAACCTTCGAAACATCATGGAAGCCAACTATGAAAAATATTTCTAATCATGCACAAGTTTTTACAAGGAACTTCGCCTAATGGTATAATTGCTCTATTATGAAATCAAAGAACAACATATCTGCACACCTTGATGAGATGATGAACGAGGCTTCGAACCCTCAAAAAGTTCATGTATCCGATCAATTTCTGGATCATTTAAACACTCGTTTAGATGCTATAGATTCTCAAAGTGCTCCACAAACAGCTCGCATTTTTACACTTACTGAGTTTAAAAAATACGCTGCTGTATTCATCATTTTGATGCTAAATGTAGCCGTACTTTGGTTTGTTAATTCACAATCTTCAGTAGATACTTCAGATGAAATCGTTGAATTTGCTGATGAGTATTTCCCTGATTACAGTATCACTCTTACGTCTTTGGAGTAACTATGAGCTTTTTTGAAAAGAAAAAATTTACGATCGCGACCATCAGCATACTTGTTGTTCTCAACCTTGTACTGATTTCATTCTTGACCATCCCAGAGCTAAAAAATAACCGCTCTAAAGATCGATACCGCACTTACGATCACGCCGCTTATTTAGCCAAGAAGCTAGAATTCACTGAGGCACAAACGGCTGAATTGCGTGAGGTTATGAGTGGGCATAGAACAGAATTAAATGCCGTAAAAAAGGAAATGAACGCAAAACGTTCTGAGCTGTATGCAAAGTTACGCGAACCTCAAGATGACTCAGTATCCATTGAGGAACTTACGGGTGAAATTGGGTTTTTGGCTGGGCAAATAGAACAAATCAATTTCGATTATTTCATGAATGTTCGTGCTTTATGTAGTCCAGAACAACTTGATAAGCTAGATCAACTGATGCGCCGCATGATGAAAAGTCGGTCTTCACCTAGCACTCCACAAAAAGGGCGAAAGTAATTCTACTTTAAGCCCATCTGATAGTATTCGTTTTTTGTGAATTTGGCGTACTTTAGAGTCACTCGTTAAACCCTAGTGTAACTATTTTATGCAAGCTGACTCAACTGCCACTTCTTCAACAGAATCATATTCATTATCAGATGTATATGATTATTTAGCACAGATTTTTGAAACTACGTTATTTGAAGTAAAAGACACTCCTGTAACCCTTTTCTCTATCTTCATCTTTATCCTATTCATTGTAGGATTTTCTTTTTTGGCTTCCTCGCTGAAAAAGCTTCTCAACAAAAAAGTACTTCCACGCTTTATTAGCGATCCCGGATTACGTTTCACCCTTTCACGGATTACCCAATACATCGTCCTAATTGCCGGTGTGTTAGTTTC harbors:
- a CDS encoding CCA tRNA nucleotidyltransferase; translated protein: MKFEHHIPESHQRVFEVISKSAKDLNQPVYVVGGYVRDYYLDRLKETDPDLDFVTIGSGISLAEKVHQALEGSHLSVFKQFGTALVKAGDLELEFVGARKESYRRDSRKPIVEDGTLEDDQLRRDLTINALSWSLNAEDYGTLIDPFGGIQDLKNKIIRTPVDPEQTFSDDPLRMLRAIRFANQLKFEIDPVTYEAIKEMAPRLDIISKERIITELNKIIMTDKPSIGFTHLFHTGLLKQFFPQMHKLQGVKEVNGHLHKDNFWHTLQVLDNVVEYGGDLWLRWAAILHDIAKPPTQRYQEGVGWTFHGHDALGAKWTKGIFRQLGLPLDERMRYVRKLVRLHLRPIALVSEIVSDSAVRRLIYEAGDDIDDLMTLCRADITSKNENKVERFQENFNIVEKKIKEVEKKDRIRNWKNPLSGEEIMEALEIKPGKIIGDIKDLVKEAILNGEIPNNKEAAYEYMMENKSKILESEKEKQK
- a CDS encoding methyltransferase family protein codes for the protein MNLSSLKLKFLPVTVVVFWGACMYSLDRFVPAATLEIPYSKAIAYLILATGFIFIAIAGINFQRNSTTVDPSKPDKASTLVRTGIYAYTRNPMYVGMLLALVAWAFALSNVLSFILIPFFIEYMTRFQIRPEEEILLEKFGSEFKDYCNSVRRWI
- a CDS encoding FtsX-like permease family protein, producing the protein MENTGLIARRYLFSRKHISLISTLTFISIIGVTIGTALLILILSVFNGFFDVVQGYLLSYDPDIRIESMEGTVFSNFEDKRASLSTIPEIELISPYVNGKALLANNEDQNKVIELKGVEKDSFLKLIDIDNSIVSGVFDVSVRNRKPGLVIHESLRNELGLSLGDEVALLSASGMRKTLTQVTAPRVYRFEVRGSYSLEQIGGGAEVFIDLTAAQRLFRARNNISGFDVKLDNFKNAESLKPEITQAIGPGFKVSSWYDLQKPLYDVMYLEKWGAYIILMIIIIVAVLNIVGSLTMIVIQKKRDIGILITMGYSKEAIRSIFRKQGFYIGLIGCTIGGSLGLLLCWLQAEFSLVKLSSAFLIDAYPVLVQPTDVIIILAGSLFLCVAASWYPANRASEVEPANAIRYE
- a CDS encoding universal stress protein, translating into MEFPTNWLIATNGSKYASEAVKHAGMLSAMLKERPRVTILVVADSKESEDTAKGIVEMAKFLFEEHSGPEFDPDLTVKVGEPGATIVETAKELECDHILIGGADFKWDVNSKDPGGISNYIIDKFHGVITVVK
- a CDS encoding BsuPI-related putative proteinase inhibitor, giving the protein MHTKIAAILLGTLLFACSVSNTNLSDVEGELRVSESPREVIFSVTNTGSESVEFNFTSGCQVKFVLLDDEGNTAYDSESNTGCTAALTSFTLQPEEVKVFEIKEEWIPDSISGSYILRSELIGYSDVSDTTVIVVQ
- a CDS encoding UDP-N-acetylmuramoyl-tripeptide--D-alanyl-D-alanine ligase, with the protein product MHTFQQVGYKQNEFWAWLKDHWDEKTIPLELGIINLLLFLVIAMDAWFELELTKSSIAVSFFIFGLFWLGSVKRYRQEKVKKPLVLTSRVKRLLIPIAILTLIFPLFFTYSAFTGRVLFTNLAVQNFDTALLNFDVVLLAFGWVFGAILIPFIVWISGQITRPVEARIQEGFKEQARKKLASMPHLKVIAITGSYGKTSTKFMVRDLLKERFSVCSTPGSFNTPMGICKVINNDLQSHHQILILEMGARYAGNIQELCDIATPDIGIVTNVGVAHLETFGGQEVIAKEKGTLIDNVKSGGVAVLNADDRYVSRMGESRSDLNRIMVGLDTGVIQARDISYDTEGTRFVIQFEEKVEEFRTKLLGAHNVQNMLLAIGVAHHLGIRPKTMTLGAANIEPVEHRLELKKAGQFFVIDDAFNSNPVGAKNAVEILSQFNSGRRIIITPGMVELGELEYEENKNFGKAIGQANLDLVVLVGEDRSVPIQEGISEIDGQSDKVRVVTSLFEANELVHQYVQAGDVVLYENDLPDVYNEG
- a CDS encoding sugar nucleotidyltransferase produces the protein MKLIIPMAGRGTRVRPHSHTVPKPLLPVAGTMIIERLVETFIRTLDRKIEEIVYILGPDFGQDIKDQLTEMSSRHNAKATFRVQFPALGTAHAVACANEDLDGEVIVAFADTLFDSKEKFNIEGADSVIWLKRVEDPSRFGVAVHEGEKITGFVEKPKEFISDLAIIGVYYFKDGQELKRQVNRVMEEDIKGPGGEYFLTEALDNMINEGKVFKIATVDEWLDCGTLPAWLETTGEIVAKENHSYDASKFPNSTIHPPVFIADGVTIEGSEVGPHVSIEAGTVIKNSKVSNTIIRENAHLEDVHTSGSTIGAHTKLQNVNGKVDIGDHSTLEIK
- a CDS encoding RNA polymerase sigma factor, whose translation is MEESSFIHKLRSRDRSAFNQLVEEYKDQIMSVCYGFLKDENDAEDLTQEVFVEVYRTISKFKEESTLYTWMYRIAVSKSLDELKKRRSLKRAAFFEKRVRSEAADLEMSMKESPDASPEEALLQKQQQQFIHDCLEELPETQRIAFTLSQSDGVSYKEIAEIMDRSLSSIESLVHRSKKNLRNIMEANYEKYF
- the ispE gene encoding 4-(cytidine 5'-diphospho)-2-C-methyl-D-erythritol kinase — protein: MKDLWISNSYAKINLGLNVLERLENGYHTIETGFCFIEWADRFEVTPSSRNSLTMSDEKIPIDDTNLIVKAIKLLEAEAGLKDQFHIKVEKNIPAGAGLGGGSSNAATTLRMINKIANLGLETSQLIEFGKKLGADVPFFIEGQAGFATGLGTEIEPLDLQTDAWVVTVFPGIPSSTPEAYQYCEPNAEPEFSLKTVLLEEDVEEWQYLVINDLEAAVFPRIELVGNIKDQFYEFGASYASMSGSGSSVFGIYEQDFVAIHAYDSFRKLGFEANLTRPKFSPDLGIYKKQIDTY
- a CDS encoding Spy/CpxP family protein refolding chaperone, translated to MSFFEKKKFTIATISILVVLNLVLISFLTIPELKNNRSKDRYRTYDHAAYLAKKLEFTEAQTAELREVMSGHRTELNAVKKEMNAKRSELYAKLREPQDDSVSIEELTGEIGFLAGQIEQINFDYFMNVRALCSPEQLDKLDQLMRRMMKSRSSPSTPQKGRK